A genomic window from Ascaphus truei isolate aAscTru1 chromosome 1, aAscTru1.hap1, whole genome shotgun sequence includes:
- the LOC142471009 gene encoding beta-1,3-galactosyltransferase 5-like has protein sequence MAPIRIGCLKLLLCFSAFLSLLLLWCQLSQESGVSGEGWSWAFPFSAFWGNGVDFSSLFSGDLPEPLCQRGQVLMILVTSHPAHLEHREAIRKTWAAPGGAADYTWKVFFLIGHTVDRDLEWHLQKEQGAYGDILMGSYVDTYRNLTLKVMHGIKWAVDRCRPQYILKTDDDCFVNTDRLPTFLAQHNPVKTGLYVGSAFSRDKRVVIRDSSSKWYVSHGEYGLESYPPYASGIGYILSLDAARAVLRMAELVSPIPVEDAYVGLLAEKAGVRLLSSARFAKHNIKWSICNYRYLMVIHRLSPQDQEIAQDSVRRARTTCLGNKEVTHWK, from the coding sequence ATGGCTCCCATCCGGATAGGGTGTCTGAAGCTCCTCCTTTGTTTCAGTGCCTTCCTGTCTCTCCTTTTGCTCTGGTGCCAGCTGTCCCAGGAATCGGGAGTGTCTGGGGAGGGATGGAGCTGGGCCTTTCCCTTCTCAGCCTTCTGGGGCAACGGGGTTGACTTCTCATCTCTGTTTTCCGGCGACCTTCCAGAGCCGCTGTGCCAGAGGGGGCAGGTTCTCATGATCCTTGTGACCTCGCACCCAGCACACCTGGAACATCGGGAGGCCATAAGGAAGACCTGGGCAGCGCCAGGCGGTGCCGCTGACTACACTTGGAAGGTGTTTTTTCTGATCGGACACACAGTAGATAGGGATCTGGAGTGGCATCTCCAGAAGGAGCAGGGAGCCTATGGTGACATCCTCATGGGCAGCTACGTGGACACCTACCGCAATTTGACCCTGAAGGTAATGCACGGCATAAAGTGGGCAGTAGACAGATGCCGCCCGCAGTACATTCTCAAGACGGACGATGACTGCTTTGTCAACACCGACCGACTTCCGACTTTCTTGGCTCAGCACAATCCGGTCAAGACGGGTCTCTATGTTGGCTCAGCTTTCTCCCGGGATAAGCGGGTGGTTATACGGGATTCTTCCAGCAAGTGGTATGTTTCACATGGGGAGTACGGGCTGGAATCGTACCCACCCTACGCCAGCGGCATCGGATACATCTTGTCCCTGGACGCAGCCAGGGCGGTACTGAGAATGGCAGAGCTGGTGTCACCGATACCCGTAGAGGATGCCTACGTCGGTCTTCTGGCAGAGAAAGCCGGGGTCAGGCTTCTCTCAAGCGCCCGATTTGCCAAACACAACATCAAGTGGAGTATCTGCAACTACCGGTACCTGATGGTGATTCACCGTCTGTCACCGCAGGACCAGGAGATTGCGCAGGACAGTGTGCGCAGAGCAAGAACCACCTGTCTCGGCAACAAGGAAGTGACACACTGGAAGTGA